CCTAACAAGGGTAATGTTTCCCTTCGAACCACGGATTCGGTGGATTATCGGTGGATGAGTAGCTGCCACCAATTGAGCTTTAGGGGGTACAGGAGGATGAAAACACCCTGTGTTTCCCTCCAGCGGAGGGACGGAAGGGTGGCGAAGGATTCAAATTCACAAATACTATGAGAATCTATAAGCTCTGCATACGCTTGTGACAATCATTGACATAGAACAAAAGTTCTACTATAATTTTCTTCAGTGGTAAACGAGCATGTACGTTTAGCCTGAGGAGGCATTATGGCGGTCACAAGTCGTAATTTACGCACAAATTATCCACGCCAATCGATGGGGCGGCGACTTGTCCGAGTTACAGCCCCACAACAAGCGCTGCGGCGCAGCCAAACGCAACAACCAACAACGACGCTGCCCGCAATTTGGATCAATCGGTTGCTTTGGGCTGGCGTAGTGGTACTTTTAGCCCTACTTTTAGGCACACTCAGCGGTATTTTTGGGGTCTGGATTGACGATTTGCGCTATGGACGACCACGCGTTTCGCACCTAGTTGCCAATGTCGGCCACGAAAGCGCCCAAGCCTTACCCAGCGAATTTATGGCGATCAATTTGAATCGGCGGGTGGTTGTGTTAGAATTCCCTGGAGGCGATGCAAGCAAAGCTCGCACGCTAATTGGCCCATATCTCTTTGGCGCAGGCGAAGATCTGACCCCCATCACCCTTTCGACCCACGATCTGAACAACGATGCCCGTCCGGAGTTATTGGTCAACATCAAAAATGAACAACTAATTTATATCAACCAAGCCGATGGCTTTCGGATGATCACTGCTGAGGAACAAGCGAGTTTGTTAAACCAGCAACAATGAGTGGTGTCCGTGCCAGGAGAACCCATCCATGTTATATGGTTTTGATGATTTTTCATCGCGACGACGCACCCTCTTCTTGATTGCGCTGGCGGCTGCTTTGGTCTGGATGATCTTGCAGTTTCGGGGGCGAAGCAACGCTTTTTATAGCTCAATGAGTGCTCCAGGCCGACCTGCTCAATCTGCTAGTGGCAATCTTGCTGGCTCGTTTGGGGCCATCAACGGCGATAGTATTATTGGTGTGCCAACCATTTCTGCTGCAAAAATCGATCAGGTGCTCAGTTCTTACAATTCTCCAGCAACTGGCAAGGGCCAAGTGATTTATGATATGGGTATCAAGTATGGCATCGATCCAGCCTACTGTTTAGCCTTTTTCATTCACGAATCGACCGCTGGGACACAGGGGGTTGCCCGGGTCACTCAATCGATTGGCAATATTCGCACCACCCCCGGCTATGAAGATTACCAAGGCTATCGTAAATACCCAAGCTGGGATGAAGGCATTGAAGATTGGTACAAACTGATTCGCAATTTATATATCGACGAATGGCAACTGACAACAATTCAAGATATTATTCCAGTGTATGCGCCGCCAGTTGAAAACGACACTAACCATTATGTCGAAACGGTGCGCACATTGGTCAACTCATGGAGAGCAGCAGGTTCATGAATTGGTATGATTTGAGCGATTATGGCAATAACTATAAACGTGGTGCAGTCGCCCTCGGCTTGATTGTGGTGCTCTTTTTGTTGCTCAATCGTCCTACTACGCCCACGATCAGCGCTTGGCGCGGCGAAAATCCCAGTGTCGCGGGCCTCTCTGGCGCAGCAATTCAGGTTGGTCAAGGCGATACCTTGGTCGCGCCACCTGGCATTTCGAGCGATCAGCCATGGGGCAATCCTGTTGCCGCCAATCGGGTAGTAATGACCCAAGGCTATGGGGTTGGCTCACACGCTCCCGCCGAAGTTTGGGGCGCAATCGATCTAGCGGTTGATGGCAATGGCGATGGGTTAGCTGATCCGGCTGGTTCGGTTGGCGCTCCGGTTCGCGCGACCATGAGCGGCTATATCGATATTACTGCCGATTCATGGCCAGCAGGCAACCACGTTTGGGTTATCGGCAACGAATATAAAACTGGCTACGCCCACCTCTCTGAGTTCAAAGTGCAAGATGGCGATTATGTTGAACGGGGCACGATTATAGGACTCATGGGTTCGACTGGTTCATCAAGTGGTCCACACCTAGACTACCAAATTTGGCATAATGGGGTTAACCAAAATCCCCTCAACTACCACCCGTTACCGTAATGTTTTTCAGCCTAAAATAGACTATCCTAAAAGCATG
The Herpetosiphon gulosus genome window above contains:
- a CDS encoding glucosaminidase domain-containing protein, with product MLYGFDDFSSRRRTLFLIALAAALVWMILQFRGRSNAFYSSMSAPGRPAQSASGNLAGSFGAINGDSIIGVPTISAAKIDQVLSSYNSPATGKGQVIYDMGIKYGIDPAYCLAFFIHESTAGTQGVARVTQSIGNIRTTPGYEDYQGYRKYPSWDEGIEDWYKLIRNLYIDEWQLTTIQDIIPVYAPPVENDTNHYVETVRTLVNSWRAAGS
- a CDS encoding M23 family metallopeptidase; its protein translation is MNWYDLSDYGNNYKRGAVALGLIVVLFLLLNRPTTPTISAWRGENPSVAGLSGAAIQVGQGDTLVAPPGISSDQPWGNPVAANRVVMTQGYGVGSHAPAEVWGAIDLAVDGNGDGLADPAGSVGAPVRATMSGYIDITADSWPAGNHVWVIGNEYKTGYAHLSEFKVQDGDYVERGTIIGLMGSTGSSSGPHLDYQIWHNGVNQNPLNYHPLP